The nucleotide window tggctgagcaagttctggtatatgtttgtaatagaatattattgtgacataagaaatgacaaacaagatgatcacaaataaccatggaaatatttatatgaaatgatgcaaaatcaagtgagcagagctaggagaacactacacagtaaaagcaataatgTAGAATGGTTAACTGTGAATGTCAAAGATTGTCAATAAgaaaaggatccaggacaactgcaAGAGattcataagaaaaagaaaagatatctaTCACCATATAAGGAACAGATGGAATTCAAATGCAgtttgaaacatatcattcttacTTTACTTCCTTCATGATGTAAACCTCAAAAGTTCACTTTATtatgaagtggaagtacttagcCAAGATAGCAAATCCCATCTTTACACTGTGAAATACAAAGATGGAACTGAACTTGAATTAAAAGAGAGTGATATAAAGCCTTTAACATCATTCAGGCAAAGGAAAAGTGGCTCTTCTTCCAGTTTTCCTTCCAGACACCGTGGGAGTTGATCTCGCTCTCCTGGCTGTCCGCCCAAAAGCATATGTCGTTCTGCTTCCCAGCATGCAGAGATTAAAGACGAGAAAGAAATTTTGGAAATCAACTTGTCTCCATTGAAGCAAAGTGGAAACAGCATTAACAGATACAATGGTGAACCTGACCGGATAGAAAGGAATGACATCTCTTACAGAAACATTCAGGACAAATCTTATTTGTCACAAGAAAGCAGCTATCTGGTCACACAGTATAGCCTTCGCCCAAGAAAAgaagagatcaaatttgaataaattatttcttgAGAAGAGAGAAATGTTGCAAAAGAACCAAAATCAATAAGAACTTTTGACATGACATCTACAGAACCAGAGGAATTAGAGTTTGGAGGAGGGATTGGAGCTTTTTCCATTATGATTGGTCTGCCGGTTATGCTTTTTATGTTATTGTTGATGTGTAAACAGAAAGATCCCAGTTTTGTGAATCTTCCTCCTCCATTGCCATCTTTGGCTAGTTTATGGGAAACCAGAGTATTTGGAGTTTGTCTGCTTTGGTTTTTTCTTCAAGCCCTCTTCCATCTACTGCCAATTGGAAAGGTAGTAGAAGGAACACCTCTTTATAGTGGAAGAAGACTGAAGTATAGATTAAATGGATTCTATGCTTTTATCCTGACATCTGTAGTCATTGGAACATCTTTGTACTGGGGTATAGAGCTCTATTATGTGTATGACCACTTTCTTCAGTTTGCAGTTGCAGCTACAGTTTTTTCTGTAGCCTTGAGCATTTATCTCTATGTGCGGTCCTTGAAAGCATCCAACAATGAGCTCTCTCCAGGAAAATCAGGAAATATCATCTATGATTTCTTTATTGGCCGTGAATTAAATCCACGAATTGGACattttgacctcaaatacttctgtGAATTGCGTCCAGGATTGATTGGTTGGGttgttattaatttaataatgctTTTGGCAGAGATGAAGGTCCAAGGTCGTGACACCCCGTCTTTAGCAATGATATTGGTTAACAGTTTCCAGCTTTTATATGTTGTGGATGCTCTTTGGCATGAGGAGGCTTTGCTGACAACAATGGACATTATGCATGATGGATTTGGGTTCATGTTGGCATTTGGAGATTTGGTATGGGTGCCATTTGTTTATAGTCTACTTCcagtttgtgtctgattccaggaaaagggataaaaacaaggagcacagactaaacctgaatagtgccaatagagcacataaaaaatattaaagtgagactcaaggttgcaacgcttaacttatgtttaagtcgtaggacttccttgtatctacactcttttcgaagtactcaaacaagtacaaagcttgactatcatgctggctccctatatccctgaggaaaaatcagacaagggaatgacatttccccatcaaaatagaattctaattcttttcttcttatattatggcaacttcctgtagtcttggctacaaatggctaagtgaaatattactgcattctgttctacatacttgtgggatagaaattactttaaactggacctatacaaggtctattttgaatttttcttatgtttttgattatttttctattcttttgataattgacacatacacccccataactgaacattgcattctgagctaaacttgatattttttttaaatacttcaggggggattgtattttaatttaaaatctaagaattttttgaattgaatttttgaaaaaatccaagaattttgtttaagattttacttttataaaaaattcaaagattttgattttgtttgagaaaagatcttcaagaaagaagcttgaaacttttatatccagagaatgaactgttgcagaaagatgccgaaaacctacacttcatcaagaagatcaagaatgaactttggatgtgattgattggactgaacttttgattgaacatttattgtaactgtacacatttatgccaaaagggactgcccctaatttggctttctgtcaatgcgcctagcaaacatcggttttgctttctttttttttctatttcctctctcactattctaatttctcttagaaaattgaatattgtgtatatctttagttagaagtgaatttagaactacaaaatgattatgttaaatgatcaatggggagactagtctcccaatgatcatcaggggggactgtaaacctcaaaattccttaggcttataaatgttggaaatttcaccattgggatatttcatacttggaaaatttcttactgatagtctattggaatgggaaccccattggcatgggaggttccttctcttcccttcttaagattactttaggacagaaaccttttgctgaacaatagaaaggactttgacctatgcttaagcatagaacaggaatttctttgagtcatgattgattttagaattgatacaatggagatacttggaatcaatctccaccctattcagtcctaacaggattgagtaagggctgcagcctagatcaaaatttaattattccaatctctaccctactctggttaacaggatttagaaagggctgtagcaaaggagcaaagatttaatcatttgaaaatatgaccttcaacagacatgtgcaaagcctctgggcggtcctgggttaagctagagcctccattggcacagggaaattgatggacagtgattggtagatgtgagaactgaggggaggcaacttggatggtttccttaaagatcaggggggtctgaagactcgtggggggttgaggagttgatcggagcggtggcagtgtactctgagaagcttgctctgaaggaagctgaaggtgggggcctctgagactgtttctccattttggtcacgtgagtgatagggactgatctcctttctttgccccagctatctaagggcttgggccttttggcccagcctaaacagaaggagtatttaagccctattcctttctctccctttttctctctctctctatctctaattcctttcttcctcctattgtaattaaactccataaaagattgactgcaaacttgagttttcatttaggaattacatagctgaattccttggcgaccttaaattaatatatatcagtcttttaaagtgattcccttgtaacaatgaaTTATTTTCTAGTATAAGCAACATGTGCCTTCCTTTATAAGatggtgaacatggaaatatatattatatgatattgaAAGtataaccaaaataagaaggttACATGTCAGGCAATGTCCAGTTTTTCACTCCTCTCTTTCTGTTGCCATCTTCATAATATGCTATTCTTTATGTTACTTCTCTCATGTAAGATTTCATTACATAATATAGGTACTACTTATAACCACTATATGTTTTCTTTTGACCTATGGgtaaactttaatttttcttctttagagaTTATGGAGCTTCCATTTTTTCACAGCTTTATAACATTATTAGGAGAACTGTGGTATAAATATGGATTTTATAGCCCTCAGAAGCTTAATATCACTAAAAGTCTTGTGTAGTTTCTGAAATTCAATCCAACCTGATATTTTCTAGCTACTCAGCTTTGCTACTTGTAACTTATTTGAAGGATGCTCAGCCTAAGAAGAATATTAATCAATAAATGAATAAGCTTTTATATTCTGACTCTGGAAA belongs to Monodelphis domestica isolate mMonDom1 chromosome 8, mMonDom1.pri, whole genome shotgun sequence and includes:
- the LOC100014947 gene encoding delta(14)-sterol reductase LBR-like — encoded protein: MTSTEPEELEFGGGIGAFSIMIGLPVMLFMLLLMCKQKDPSFVNLPPPLPSLASLWETRVFGVCLLWFFLQALFHLLPIGKVVEGTPLYSGRRLKYRLNGFYAFILTSVVIGTSLYWGIELYYVYDHFLQFAVAATVFSVALSIYLYVRSLKASNNELSPGKSGNIIYDFFIGRELNPRIGHFDLKYFCELRPGLIGWVVINLIMLLAEMKVQGRDTPSLAMILVNSFQLLYVVDALWHEEALLTTMDIMHDGFGFMLAFGDLVWVPFVYSLLPVCV